A single region of the Podospora pseudopauciseta strain CBS 411.78 chromosome 1, whole genome shotgun sequence genome encodes:
- a CDS encoding hypothetical protein (EggNog:ENOG503P40J; COG:S), producing MALSPMQFALIQAAVIGSLSNIIAQVIAAQRDNKLITINLLSLFQYVLFGLVNTPPNILWQEYLESTFPSYHPSPTPEAIASASKGSEAELDAEEKEGKLVEPKLNRRNTAIKTLLDQTVGAAVNTFLYSMFMNGIQMGMAHHELEAQTSLGFLFGEKGVVRAQDVNWGVVWERTRGEFWGIVKAGWKFWPVISLVNFTFLKSVEMRNLVGGLAGVGWGVYVNLFAGN from the exons ATGGCACTCTCACCTATGCAATTCGCGCTCATACAAGCCGCCGTGATAGGCTCCCTATCCAACATCATAGCCCAGGTCATTGCCGCTCAGAGAGATAAC AAACTAATCAcaatcaacctcctctccctcttccaatACGTCCTCTTCGGCCTGgtcaacaccccccccaacATCCTCTGGCAGGAATACCTCGAGTCCACCTTCCCTTCttaccacccctcccccaccccggAAGCCATCGCCTCCGCGTCAAAGGGTTCAGAAGCAGAACTcgacgccgaggagaaggaagggaaaCTTGTCGAGCCAAAGCTGAACAGGCGGAACACCGCCATTAAGACCCTGTTGGATCAGACGGTCGGCGCGGCGGTGAACACGTTTTTGTACTCGATGTTTATGAACGGGATTCAAATGGGCATGGCACATCACGAACTAGAGGCACAGACGAGCCTGGGGTTTCTGTTTGGGGAAAAGGGCGTGGTAAGGGCTCAAGATGTGAACTGGGGAGTTGTGTGGGAGAGGACAAGGGGGGAGTTTTGGGGGATTGTCAAGGCGGGGTGGAAGTTTTGGCCGGTGATCAGTTTGGTGAACTTTACGTTTTTGAAGAGCGTGGAGATGAGGAATTTGGTTGGGGGCTTggcgggggttgggtggggggtttaTGTTAATTTGTTTGCTGGGAATTGA
- a CDS encoding hypothetical protein (EggNog:ENOG503NWSW; COG:U), producing MMATDSVTVRRQRDGSFLIATALPEHSILFQRAAYIFNQQYHQGRHLAMLDTFEILTTSGVVLWSRTYAAVSPSVVNNFINDVFIEEKSSVAGAKNGASAAENPSYKHDQHTLRWTFEKELGIIFVAVYRSLLHISWIDKLVDNIRAIFVGLYRDELTKPNTTIVECLTFDQYFDQQLRELEQAGGKSDTRALKSEVLSEDTGDEPPSPPNNRGQQAFRGVSPGSSPNVSRPGTPSASHLLVAKAGPGAKLSRRARKMQSTTSAPVSSGDEGSARKAKAKPVKRGRKWDADGLADEDDGVQLDYSVPTLTSDNEAEPGARPGAVEEVDASTWGSQTKGKFVLRDLGDEVNSILADADAKKNAATKTDAPSGLVGTGLSAIGGLFRNVVGGKVLTKQDLDKAMKGMEEHLLKKNVAREAAIRLCEGVEKELVGVKTGSFESINARIQKAIEASLTKMLTPTSSLDLLREIDAITSPSATSLRKARPYVMSIVGVNGVGKSTNLSKICFFLLQNKYKVLIAAGDTFRSGAVEQLAVHVRNLKELTTREGGQVELYQKGYGKDAATVAKDAVAYAAQEGFNVVLIDTAGRRHNDQRLMSSLEKFAKFAQPDKILMVGEALVGTDSVAQARNFNAAFGSGRSLDGFIISKCDTVGDMVGTLVSIVHATNVPVLFVGVGQHYSDLRNFSVKWAVEKLLSSA from the exons ATGATGGCAACTGACAGCGTTACAGTCCGCCGTCAACGGGACGGGAGCTTTCTCATTGCGACAGCGCTCCCAGAACATAGCATCCTATTCCAACGTGCAGCTTACATTTTTAACCAGCAGTACCACCAAGGACGACATCTTGCCATGCTGGACACTTTCGAAATTCTGACCACGTCCGGAGTGGTCCTCTGGTCAAGGACTTACGCCGCTGTCAGCCCATCCGTGGTCAACAACTTCATCAATGACGTCTTTATCGAGGAGAAGAGTTCAGTTGCCGGCGCAAAGAACGGCGCTTCTGCCGCTGAGAACCCTTCGTACAAACATGACCAACACACTTTGCGCTGGACCTTCGAAAAGGAATTGGGCATCATTTTCGTG GCCGTGTACCGTTCTCTGCTCCACATCTCCTGGATCGATAAACTGGTCGACAACATCAGGGCTATCTTCGTTGGCCTCTACCGTGACGAGTTAACCAAGCCGAATACCACCATCGTCGAGTGCCTCACCTTTGACCAGTATTTCGACCAACAACTTCGAGAGCTTGAACAGGCCGGTGGCAAATCGGACACGCGCGCACTGAAAAGTGAAGTGTTATCCGAAGATACGGGCGAtgaacctccctccccaccaaacaACCGCGGCCAACAAGCCTTCCGCGGGGTATCACCAGGCTCGAGTCCAAATGTTTCGCGCCCAGGTACCCCCAGCGCAAGCCATCTGCTGGTCGCCAAGGCTGGACCGGGGGCGAAATTGTCCAGAAGAGCGAGAAAAATGCAGAGTACCACCTCAGCTCCAGTATCGTCTGGTGACGAAGGCTCGGCCAggaaggccaaggccaagccAGTGAAGCGCGGGAGGAAATGGGATGCCGATGGGCTTGCTGATGAAGACGATGGTGTTCAGCTTGACTACTCGGttcccaccctcaccagTGATAATGAAGCTGAGCCCGGTGCGAGACCAGGTGCCGTAGAAGAGGTGGACGCGTCGACATGGGGTTCCCAGACCAAGGGAAAGTTTGTCCTGAGAGACTTGGGCGATGAAGTCAACTCGATTCTGGCTGATGCCGATGCGAAGAAGAATGCTGCTACCAAGACCGACGCGCCTAGTGGTCTCGTAGGCACTGGTCTCAGTGCTATCGGAGGGTTGTTCAGGAACGTGGTGGGCGGAAAGGTTTTGACAAAGCAAGACCTGGATAAGGCGATGAAGGGAATGGAGGAGCATTTGCTCAAAAAGAACGTTGCGCGCGAGGCGGCGATACGTCTTTgcgagggtgttgagaaAGAACTGGTGGGGGTGAAAACTGGCAGCTTTGAAA GTATCAACGCAAGGATACAGAAAGCTATAGAGGCTTCCCTGACGAAAATGCTtacaccaacatcatcactcgATCTCTTGAGAGAAATCGACGCGATTACCTCGCCTTCTGCGACATCGCTCCGCAAGGCCCGGCCATACGTCATGTCGATCGTCGGTGTCAACGGCGTAGGCAAGTCGACAAATCTCTCCAAAAtctgcttctttttgttgcAGAACAAGTATAAGGTTCTCATTGCTGCCGGTGACACGTTCCGTTCCGGTGCCGTCGAACAGCTCGCTGTCCACGTGCGCAACCTGAAAGAATTGACTACCCGTGAAGGTGGCCAAGTTGAGCTGTACCAGAAGGGCTATGGCAAGGATGCCGCTACTGTGGCCAAGGATGCCGTCGCGTATGCGGCACAAGAGGGATTCAACGTGGTTCTCATCGATACCGCGGGGCGTAGACACAACGACCAAAGATTGATGAGCTCCCTGGAGAAGTTTGCCAAATTTGCGCAACCAGACAAGATTTTGATGGTTGGCGAG GCACTTGTCGGCACAGACTCCGTTGCTCAGGCCCGGAACTTCAATGCGGCTTTTGGATCTGGTCGTTCCTTGGACGGGTTCATCATCTCGAAATGCGACACCGTCGGAGACATGGTCGGGACTTTGGTTAGTATCGTACATGCCACCAATGTCCCGGTTTTGTTCGTCGGCGTCGGCCAACACTACTCTGATTTGAGGAACTTCTCAGTCAAGTGGGCGGTTGAGAAGTTGCTGAGTAGTGCATGA
- the hrf1 gene encoding Protein transport protein yif1 (BUSCO:EOG09264P74; COG:S; EggNog:ENOG503NX76), whose product MQRPTYGQSPPLHHPVPQHVSTVPQLRSPPPLTSQPQGHGYDGSPYPQQQQQAPPGGNMFAQYGNFMNDPTAQIATQFGQTAFRQGQDYLEKNVNRLVNVSALKHYFNVTNSYVINKLFLVLFPWRHKPWTRRQASEVGAGGGQEAWFYLPPRDDINSPDMYIPVMSIVTYVFLRTLFAGFRGEFEPQLFGSVATIAIVMMILEILALRIGCYLLNISNQSQLLDLMAYSGYKFVGVIVTIAVSEIFNGGKGTGGWVGWTLFVYTCLANSLFLMRSLKYVLLPENNNTNQGPMQTMHPLDSRAKRSQRTQFLFAYSYPVQALLMWILCRP is encoded by the exons ATGCAGCGACCGACGTATGGGCAATCGCCTCCGCTACACCACCCAGTCCCGCAACACGTCTCGACCGTCCCCCAACTTCgatcacctcctccactaACATCGCAGCCCCAAGGCCACGGGTACGATGGGAGTCCTTAtccgcagcaacagcagcaagcgcCGCCGGGCGGTAACATGTTTGCGCAATATGGCAACTTCATGAATGACCCAACTGCGCAAATAGCTACGCAGTTTGGCCAGACAGCATTCCGGCAGGGCCAGGACTATCTAGAGAAAAAT GTCAATCGCTTGGTCAACGTCTCGGCACTGAAGCACTATTTCAACGTGACGAACTCGTACGTTATCAACAAGCTCTTTTTGGTCCTCTTTCCATGGCGACACAAGCCATGGACGCGTCGCCAGGCATCCGAGGTTGGTGCTGGCGGCGGCCAGGAAGCATGGTTCTACCTCCCCCCCCGAGACGACATCAACAGTCCCGACATGTACATCCCGGTCATGTCAATCGTCACATACGTCTTTCTACGAACTCTTTTTGCCGGCTTCCGAGGCGAGTTCGAACCCCAGCTGTTCGGCAGCGTCGCTACGATCGCGATCGTGATGATGATTCTGGAAATTTTGGCCCTTAGAATAGGGTGCTATCTCCTGAATATCTCCAACCAGTCGCAGCTGCTGGATCTTATGGCATACAGCGGCTACAAGTTCGTGGGAGTTATTGTGACGATTGCGGTGTCGGAGATCTTCAATGGGGGCAAGGGTACCGGCGGCTGGGTGGGCTGGACTTTGTTTGTCTACACATGCTTGGCTAACTCGTTGTTCCTG ATGCGCTCTCTCAAGTACGTCCTTCTGCcagaaaacaacaacaccaaccaagGCCCCATGCAGACCATGCACCCCCTCGACTCGCGGGCGAAGAGAAGCCAGCGAACCCAGTTTTTGTTTGCGTATTCGTATCCTGTGCAGGCTCTCCTCATGTGGATTCTCTGCAGGCCATAA